The genomic window TGGATTTGGATATACTGAAATTTGGTCGATTTGAAAATTATCAGCATCCAATGTAGTGCCATACACAAACAAGTCATCGATAACAACGCCTTCATTATTCACCATTTGGTCTGAATGAAATACCATTCTAAAAATCATATTAGATTCTGAGCTAAAAGCTGCTAGGTCGTAAGAGTATGGTGTGAGAGTGCTATCGGTTCCAGTCCATTGTTCGCCAACACAGTTAGCACAATTAGCTAAACTGCTATTGTACCAGTTAAAATCTTCTGCGGTTCCTAGTACATTCCAATCAACTCCTTGGTTTGTTGAATACTGAACATAGGCGACGTCGTAGTCTGATTCTAAATCGAACGCCATTTGAAAATTCAATTCTGGATTCGCAATGGTAGTCAAGTCGTAACAATTAGACACAAGGTAGCCTTTTGAGTTGTCTGCATAATTGCCACTCAAGTTAGTGGCATAGACATTTGTTCCGGATGCCGTTTCATTAAGTAGAGTTCCGGTAGGAGTTCCACGTTGCCAAACATCTCCAGACTCATTAATAACAATAAGTTCGTCACTGGTATTTTCAAACATATTTACTGTTCCAGTTTCGCTAGTTTCATTCACATAAAACGTAATTTCAGCACTGTTGTTGTTGGTGAAAGAATCATTGTTAATGGTAGTTGTCGCAGATAGCGTATGGATTCCTGCGGCTAAAGTCATGTCACCTAAGTCCAAAATAGCGGTCGCTTGGGAGGCGATGGCTCCAAACCATGAGAGTGGTATCTCATTTCCACCGTCAAGAGTATAGGTAATGTCAACAGTGTTTATGCTATTTTGTCCATTATTTAGTACCCTTAATTGTGGAGCGACTGCTCCGCAATTGAGTTGCATACTTATTGGGTTCTCAATAGCAATTAAAAAAATATCGTTAGCTGCTAAAGCTTCGGTCTGCAAATCACTTCGCCAAATGCCACGTCCGTGAGTTGCCGCAGTAATATTATAGTCTGGGATGTTGATACTTAAATCTCTGACATCAGTATTTGGAAGGTTTGTTTCAAAAAGACCCCAATCGTTTGTAGTGTCGTCGTATCTGTAAACGCCTAAGCTTGTCCCAAGGTATAGCGCATTAGTTGGGGAGAAAGGCTGGTGTTTGATAATGTTTTTTGTAACATTAGGAAGCGTTCCTGTGATGTCTGTAAAATTACTCCCTTGATCCGTAGATCTATAAACCTTTCCATCACCTCCGCTTGTGGTGATGTAAAGGATGGTATTGTCATTGTTATTAACTTCAATGGACGTGATATTACTTGTAAAATCTTGAATCAGTGAAAATGTAACACCATGATTTACACTTTTATGAAGTTCATGATGTACGCTACTATTCACATCGTCATAATAAGAAAAACTTACATACATAATATCTGAGTTGATAGGGTCGAGTTCTAAAACCTCAATATTAGCTTCAAAAGTATCTGAGATTTTGGTCCAACCGGCTGAACCAAAGTTGTAAACGCTGCCATAGCCGGCATACAATTCACTGTCTTTGTTTATTGAAAGTGGAGTAATCCAGTTTCCTACTTCATTAGTGGGAGCTCCATAACCATTCGTACTTCCATTTTGACCTGAATTAGTGTTTATGTTTAGACTACCACCGCGCTGCGTAAAACCATAATAGATGTTATCGTTGTTAGGATCAACCACTCCTTCCATCCCATCTCCTCCATGGTAATTACTCCATTGTTGATCCCGTCCAAAACCTCCATTGTCCTGAAGTCCTCCTGCCATTTTATTTGAATCTTGTTTGGATACAGAAATTCTATAAAACTGACTAATTCCCAATCCTGGAGACAAATCCGTAAATGTGCTACCTGCATCTGTCGATTCAAAAATACCTCCATCGGAGCCTACAAATATGCTACCATTAAAAGCGCGGATGAAATGAATGTCAGCGTGGGTGTATGATTCGGTTCGGCTGTACCACTGATTAAGTTGTGAAAATGAATCCCCTCCATCACTCGATTTCCAGACATTTAAACAGCCCACATAAATTTCATTTTCATTGGTGTTAGAAACAGCAATGGCTAAATCATACCAGGATTGATCTCCTTCAAAGATATTAACAGTGTTCTCCATTTGTGTAAAAGTTGTACCACTGTCAGATGATTTGTAAATTCCTTGGTAGGTGCTATCTGAATTTGATGCCACCATATAAACAAGGTTGCCATTCGCTGGCGTGATATCAATAAAAAGACGTCCTGAAGTCGTTGGCAGTCCCTCTGTAATTTGTGTAAACGTTTCCCCTGCATCTGTGGATTTGTAAAATTCATCATTCGTAGTTGCATAAATGATATTTGAATTATTAGGTTTTACTTTGAGGTCTCTAAAACTACCAGATTGTTTGTTTGTCCAGTCATCACCACCATTTACAGATTTAAAAATCCCATTACTGGTTGCAACCCAAAGCATGTTGGTATTGTCTGGGTTTATATAGATTTCAGAGGTTCTGTATGGCGTGTTCGTAGGATTCATTCCTGTTTGCTGCCAATTGGCACCTGCATCTGTTGATTTCCAAATTCCTACACTTGTAGAACTGTTATAGTCATCATCGCCAGTGGCGATGTAAAGAATGTCTGTATTGCTTGGATCGATAGCGATTCCAGAAACCCCAATTTGAGGTAAGAAGTCCGTCAAAGGAATGTACGTAGCCCCCGCATCTGTGGATTTCCAAATCCCACCTGCAGGCGATCCAACATAAATAACATCTGAATTGTCTGGATCCACAATGATGGTATTGACACGACCAAGGTTTGCACTGTTAGTCGATCGATTTAAAAAATCAGTGGGCCCCATAGATTCCCAATCACTTTCATCGGTTCTTACAGCCGTTGAACGTCGTTGTGATTTCTGAGAATTTTTAGCTTCCCATACGTCCCACAATTCTTGAGAGGTTGGTAAAAACCCACCGGCATTCACATAATTTTGCCAAAAGGACTCCCAACGTTTGAAGGGTTTGTATCCACTTCCTTTAACGTCTGTGTCACGGGTTTCCCAATAGGTGTTTCCGGCATCGACAATTTCTTTGAATGTTAAAGGATTGGCTTTGGTGTTTTTCAGGCCTTTCATCCAAGGCGTTCCAGAATCGACTTGCGCATTGGAAAAAAGACAGTAAAAGGTACAGAGTACAATAAGAAGAGTTCTCATAATAGTTAAATTGGTTGGTTAATATAGTTTGTCTTCTTTTTAAGAATACGGTTTAGTGTAAAAAATTAAATTGGTTTTGTAATGCGTTGCGCTTCTTTTTCGCGCGTTTTATTTATTTGAAATATTAAATTGGTATGTGATTTAATGAGATTGACTTTTGTCTGTTCGGCTTCCTTTAAGTCTGTATCCTCCACACTGTAAAGTTCGTGTAATTTACGAGCTAAGGTTTCGGTGACTTTAACACGTGCCAAAATACTGTTTGTTTTTAAGGATTTAGGGACGCTTTTTTTAATGTCTAAAAACAGTTGATTTATATCTTCAATGGGTTGTTTGAAAAAGATAGGATCGCCATTTTTAAGGTTTTTTATGGCGGTATCTAAAAGGGGGTAGTTGGGCCAGTCCGAAAATTCTTCGGGCACTGAACTGTTTGAAACAGGAGTATCTTGTTCTGGAGCTTCTTCTAGCGTATCGAGTACTCTATTAACCTGAGGTAGTGCAGGTGATTTAGCAGGTGCTTCTTTACAGCTTTGAATCCACAGAAGTGCACAAAAGCTTAGAATGGAATAAAGAACTCTGTTTTTTTTAAATTGTAAAATCACTACGCTTTGTTAAGGTTTAATATCCATCACAAATATCCAACTAAATAATTGAAATACATAATATGGATATTGAATATAAAATAGCGTTGTAGATTATTTCACAGAAACCCTATCATTTGTGATAGGATTTAAGTAGATTTTTGATAGGCTATTTGTAAAAGAAGTTGTTCTGGTTTCCTGTTGTCAAAATCAGATAATTTTTCTTTAAAGTTTTTATAAGCACCTTGGTAAGCATCTATTAAAAACAAAAAACTCACAACTTTCTATAAAATAGATTGTTATGAGTTTTAAAAGTGGTGCCTCCAGGAATCGAACCAGGGACACATGGATTTTCAGTCCATTGCTCTACCAACTGAGCTAAGGCACCTCCTCGCATAATGCGGTTGCAAATATAACGCAATTTTAATATTCGCAAAGTAAAATTTTATAAAAAATGGTTTTGTAGATTTACAGTCTAAATGAGAAAGATGAATTTGATAATTGACATTGGAAATACAACAACCAAACTGGCTGTTTTTCAATTAGATAAAATAATAGAGGTTCAAACGATTTCCACTAAAGAGGTGGTTATGGAGGTTGAAAAATTACTTGAAAAGTTCTCTGAAATCAAACATGGTCTGCTGTCAACGGTAAAAACTATGGACAATTTGGAGGTGGAGACGCTCCAAAAGTTGCTACCCATCAAAATTTTAGAGGCTTCTTTTAAGGTGCCTTTTAAAAACTGCTACGATACGCCACTCACTTTGGGTGTGGACCGTTTAGCCCTTATGGCAGCGGTGGTCAAACAGTCTCCTAATAAGAACGTTTTGGTGATCGATGCCGGGAGTTGCATTACCTATGATTTTATGGATGCCGACCAAAACTATCTAGGCGGCGCTATTTCACCTGGAGTAGAGATGCGTTATAAATCACTAGAAGCATTTACGTCAAACTTACCATCCCTCCAAAAAACCATCCCCAATCAACGCATTGGGAGCTCTACCGAAGCCTCGATTCACTCTGGAGTTGTCCATGGAGTCTTACATGAAATAGAGAGTACTATTAAGGTGTATCAAAATAAATATCCAGATTTAACAGTTATTTTAACAGGCGGAGACACAGATTTCTTGTGTAAGCAATTTAAAATTAGCATATTTGCGAATTCAAATTTTCTTTTAGAAGGGCTTAATTTTTTACTAGAATTTAATTCAAACTAATGATAAAAAAGTTTTTAATACTTATAACGGTTGTTTTTTCAAGTCTATCTTTTGCACAACAGGGTTCAAGTTCTCCTTATTCATTTTATGGCATCGGAAGTTTAAAATTTAAGGGCACAGTAGAAAACCAGTCCATGGGAGGATTAAGCGTGTATTCTGACAGTATCCATATCAACCTTCGAAATCCAGCTTCCTTTGCTGGTAAAAATTTAAAGTCTTTTAATAATGAAGCCAAACCTATAAAATATACAATAGGGGGAAGTCATTCTGAGGTAAAGCTTTCTAGCGGTTCACAAACTGATAAGTCAAGTACATCTTCGTTGGATTATTTGGCAATAGCCGTTCCGCTTGGGAAATTTGGAGCAGGATTTGGTGTCTTGCCTCATTCTTCCGTAGGTTATAAATTACAGTCAACGGATGCTGACGATGTTCTTCAATATAAATACAGAGGTGAAGGGGGATTAAATAGAGTCTTTTTAGGATTTGGATACCAACTGTCTGAAGATTTTAGATTGGGAGTAGATGCCAGTTATAATTTTGGAAATATAAAAAATACGAATATTGCTTTTGGGTATAATACACAAGGTGAGTTGTTACAGTATCAGTCAAGAGAACAGAATAGATCAGATTTAGGCGGGCTTACTTACAACTTTGGATTGATCTTCTCAAAACTCATAAAGCCAAACTTAGAGGTGACCGCTTCGGCAACTTATTCGCCAAGCTCCGAACTGACTTCAGCCAATAGCCGAGCCTATTCAACAATCGTAATTGATCCTACAACGCAACAAGAATTTACAATTAATATATCAGAAGTTGATTTGTCTGTTTTTAATTTAGAGACCACTAAATTGACATTACCTTCTAAAACATCTTTTGGTTTAGGGGTAGGAACCCCCAGAAAATGGTTTGCAGGGGTTGAATACACCTTCCTCAAAGCAAGTCAATTTTCCAATCGACTTCTATCTATTGACAATGCAACTTATGAAGATGCCTCCACAATTGCTGTAGGAGGGTTTTATATTCCAAAATTTGATTCTTTTAATCGCTACTGGAAACGGATCGTTTACAGAACAGGGATTCGTTTTGAAGATACAGGGTTGCGGATAAATAATGAAGACATCAAAGAGTTTGGCATATCTTTTGGAGTAGGACTTCCAGTTGGACGTATATTCTCAAATGCAAATGTTGGTTTTGAGATTGGTACACGCGGAGTTAATACCGCCAATTTAGTGAAAGAAAATTTTGTAAAATTTCAGATGAGCTTATCTTTAAACGATCGCTGGTTTGAAAAACGAAAATTTAATTAATCAAGAATACAACCAAATGGCTTTATAAAATAGCCCAAAGTATCTGAAATAAATATAAAAACAGCCTAATGAAAACGAAAATCACCCTTTTAATCGCATTCCTTTTTTTAAGCATCACTACAATCTCTGCACAGAACGAGCAGGATATAGAAACCCTTTCTATTTTTAGTGAATTAGCCAAGTCTAAAAACTACACAGCGGCATACACGCCATGGATGGAAATTAGAAAACGAAATCCAAAATTTAACAAAGCAATTTTTGTTTATGGAGAACGTATCCTAGATTATAAGATTGACAATTCTGAAGGCGAAGAGAAAATTAGCTTCGTCAACGATATGTTGAAACTTTGGGAAGAGCGTAAAGCTGTTTTTCCAAACGTCACTCCAACTGGTGCCTACATGGCAAAAGCCTGCCAGATGGAATATGATTACAGAAAAATTTTAAACAAAACAAACGAAGCGCTTTATACTGGTTTTGACACTGCTTATACGACCGATGCCAAAACGTTTACAAACCCAAAGAGTCTGTACACTTACTTTTCATTGATGGTGGACCTTTACGATTCCGAAGCAAAAACGGCACAGCAATTGTTTTCCAAGTACGATGACATTAGCGAAAAAATTGAGTTTGAAGTTAAAAACTATACCAATAAGCGA from Formosa sp. Hel1_33_131 includes these protein-coding regions:
- a CDS encoding type III pantothenate kinase, coding for MNLIIDIGNTTTKLAVFQLDKIIEVQTISTKEVVMEVEKLLEKFSEIKHGLLSTVKTMDNLEVETLQKLLPIKILEASFKVPFKNCYDTPLTLGVDRLALMAAVVKQSPNKNVLVIDAGSCITYDFMDADQNYLGGAISPGVEMRYKSLEAFTSNLPSLQKTIPNQRIGSSTEASIHSGVVHGVLHEIESTIKVYQNKYPDLTVILTGGDTDFLCKQFKISIFANSNFLLEGLNFLLEFNSN
- a CDS encoding T9SS type A sorting domain-containing protein, with the protein product MRTLLIVLCTFYCLFSNAQVDSGTPWMKGLKNTKANPLTFKEIVDAGNTYWETRDTDVKGSGYKPFKRWESFWQNYVNAGGFLPTSQELWDVWEAKNSQKSQRRSTAVRTDESDWESMGPTDFLNRSTNSANLGRVNTIIVDPDNSDVIYVGSPAGGIWKSTDAGATYIPLTDFLPQIGVSGIAIDPSNTDILYIATGDDDYNSSTSVGIWKSTDAGANWQQTGMNPTNTPYRTSEIYINPDNTNMLWVATSNGIFKSVNGGDDWTNKQSGSFRDLKVKPNNSNIIYATTNDEFYKSTDAGETFTQITEGLPTTSGRLFIDITPANGNLVYMVASNSDSTYQGIYKSSDSGTTFTQMENTVNIFEGDQSWYDLAIAVSNTNENEIYVGCLNVWKSSDGGDSFSQLNQWYSRTESYTHADIHFIRAFNGSIFVGSDGGIFESTDAGSTFTDLSPGLGISQFYRISVSKQDSNKMAGGLQDNGGFGRDQQWSNYHGGDGMEGVVDPNNDNIYYGFTQRGGSLNINTNSGQNGSTNGYGAPTNEVGNWITPLSINKDSELYAGYGSVYNFGSAGWTKISDTFEANIEVLELDPINSDIMYVSFSYYDDVNSSVHHELHKSVNHGVTFSLIQDFTSNITSIEVNNNDNTILYITTSGGDGKVYRSTDQGSNFTDITGTLPNVTKNIIKHQPFSPTNALYLGTSLGVYRYDDTTNDWGLFETNLPNTDVRDLSINIPDYNITAATHGRGIWRSDLQTEALAANDIFLIAIENPISMQLNCGAVAPQLRVLNNGQNSINTVDITYTLDGGNEIPLSWFGAIASQATAILDLGDMTLAAGIHTLSATTTINNDSFTNNNSAEITFYVNETSETGTVNMFENTSDELIVINESGDVWQRGTPTGTLLNETASGTNVYATNLSGNYADNSKGYLVSNCYDLTTIANPELNFQMAFDLESDYDVAYVQYSTNQGVDWNVLGTAEDFNWYNSSLANCANCVGEQWTGTDSTLTPYSYDLAAFSSESNMIFRMVFHSDQMVNNEGVVIDDLFVYGTTLDADNFQIDQISVYPNPSKDVFYVKLNNSTPFDLRVTDITGKVVYTKKQINSGAPFPLQMEAYSSGIYFLQIEANNQQTTRKLILN